The Penaeus vannamei isolate JL-2024 chromosome 16, ASM4276789v1, whole genome shotgun sequence genome includes a window with the following:
- the Elp2 gene encoding elongator complex protein 2, which yields MEVHVKYLSSGVNQTPEALQWGPDGRILYAASTGVLLYDPKDGTIIGAGTKVHSNKVTYAQWVQPAPSSGPVLVTTGADSKAVVWTVSDKEEEGLLVLHPKAILDHKSHVPLCDATTITDNGKEKIFIVTVTTDSLTSWSVCPETGEFECLNSTTPPGRAFILKLKFCNVDGSKYPFLVCGGHDSKIHIMTAKELGKYVPTAVLIGHEDWVVALDFMKEDSGDMLLASGSKDASVRLWKFTTQKGGKEKQDTDHNGDDILKLKSVTFQVPADKEEITLSVSLDAILAGHEGLVSGVHWARPITKDCQVHQPFRLLTCSKTQDRSIIIWEPEGGADTGSGIWLEVARLGEVGGNMEGYYGCQFSPDGMQVIGCSYQGGLHLWENQSGVWEPCVVVGGHFDQVVDIAWDPLGRYLLSASKDQTTRLHAPWRPSSGKEAWHEVGRPQVHGYDMACIARLGRFRFASGAEEKVVRGFTAPANFIRNFGQICNVNVEDDLEKCKVGEGASVPSLGLSNKAVTITDLQEEQQIQEEGMEEVQAYFKLLSLTAPPTEDQLMQNTLWPEGAKLYGHGNDLIALAANSDGTLLASSCKASHEMDAHIILWDTNTWHQVDVLAKHRLTVTQMAFSPNDEYLLSVSRDRTWTVFKKEVSPEGTTYKVSDFSKKKDSMHGRVIWSCAWMSDSQRFITASRDKTLGVWCQSEAGWVRETLLNETNEVTAVDVMDCRGSGNGVYLVATGLVNGEIHIRTYDSEKKKFSEDVYNVLQHHYNTVRRLQFSPTTENGSLPLLASCGDDRGVRIFEIKVPSDIESR from the exons ATGGAGGTCCACGTGAAATACCTGTCATCAGGAGTCAATCAAACTCCTGAGGCTCTGCAGTGGGGACCAGATGGAAGAATATTATATGCAGCCAGCACAGGAGTTTTGTTATATGACCCAAAG gATGGCACCATCATTGGAGCAGGCACAAAGGTCCACAGCAACAAGGTCACGTATGCACAATGGGTACAGCCAGCACCCTCCTCTGGTCCAGTGTTGGTTACTACTGGTGCCGACTCCAAAGCAGTTGTCTGGACTGTctcagataaagaagaagaggggctTTTAGTTTTGCACCCTAAGGCTATCTTAG atCACAAGTCACATGTTCCATTATGTGATGCAACGACCATTACAGACAATGGTAAAGAGAAAATATTTATTGTGACTGTGACAACAGACAGCCTCACAAGTTGGTCTGTTTGCCCTGAAACTG GGGAGTTTGAATGTCTGAATTCCACTACACCACCTGGAAGAGCTTTTATATTGAAGTTGAAGTTCTGTAATGTTGATGGTTCAAAATACCCTTTCCTGGTATGTGGAGGCCATGACAGCAAGATACATATCATGACAGCTAAAGAGCTTGGAAAGTATGTTCCAACTGCAGTCCTCATTGGCCATGAAGATTGGGTTGTGGCTTTAGATTTCATGAAGGAAG ATAGTGGAGACATGCTTTTGGCCAGTGGTTCAAAAGATGCTTCAGTACGCTTGTGGAAATTCACCACGCAGAAAGGTGGTAAGGAGAAGCAAGACACAGACCATAATGGGGATGACATACTAAAGTTAAAAAGTGTCACCTTTCAAGTTCCAGCAGACAAGGAAGAAATCACTCTATCTGTGTCATTAGATGCGATATTGGCAGGGCACGAAGGACTTGTCTCCGGAGTTCATTGGGCTCGACCTATCACAAAAG ACTGCCAAGTTCATCAACCCTTCAGACTCCTAACCTGTTCCAAGACCCAGGATCGCTCCATCATTATTTGGGAGCCAGAAGGAGGGGCTGATACTGGGAGTGGCATTTGGCTTGAGGTGGCACGGCTTGGAGAAGTCGGAGGCAATATGGAAGGATATTATGGGTGCCAGTTTAGCCCAGATGGTATGCAGGTGATAGGCTGCAGCTATCAG GGTGGACTCCATCTGTGGGAGAACCAGTCAGGAGTCTGGGAGCCTTGTGTGGTTGTTGGTGGGCACTTCGACCAGGTGGTGGATATTGCATGGGACCCACTAGGAAG gTATTTGTTATCAGCCAGCAAAGACCAAACTACTCGCCTGCATGCCCCTTGGAGACCTTCCAGTGGAAAA GAGGCTTGGCATGAAGTAGGACGCCCTCAGGTTCATGGCTATGATATGGCCTGCATTGCAAGACTCGGAAGATTCAGGTTTGCCTCTGGTGCTGAAGAGAAGGTTGTAAGAGGGTTCACCGCGCCTGCTAACTTTATTCGTAATTTTGGTCAAATCTGCAATGTGAATGTCGAAGATGATCTGG AAAAGTGTAAGGTTGGTGAAGGTGCATCTGTGCCTTCTCTAGGTTTGTCCAATAAAGCGGTGACCATAACCGACCTTCAGGAAGAGCAGCAAAtacaggaggagggaatggaagaggttCAGGCATACTTCAAGCTATTATCTCTTACAG CTCCCCCAACGGAAGATCAGTTGATGCAGAATACGCTATGGCCAGAAGGAGCAAAGTTATATGGCCATGGTAATGATCTTATTGCACTGGCCGCCAACTCTGATGGAACCCTCTTGGCGTCTTCGTGTAAAGCTTCTCACGAAATGGATGCCCACATCATTCTCTG GGACACAAATACGTGGCATCAGGTGGATGTCCTAGCAAAGCATCGCCTCACCGTCACACAGATGGCCTTCTCTCCTAATGATGAATATCTTCTATCCGTCTCTCGTGATCGTACCTGGACAGTCTTTAAAAAAGAGGTTTCACCAGAAG GTACCACATACAAAGTGTCAGATTTTTCAAAGAAGAAGGATAGCATGCATGGGCGAGTCATTTGGTCGTGTGCTTGGATGTCTGACTCGCAGCGTTTCATAACAGCTTCACGAGACAAGACCTTAGGAGTTTGGTGCCAAAGTGAGGCCGGCTGGGTGAGGGAGACACTCCTAAACGAGACCAATGAAGTTACTGCAGTAGATGTCATGGATTGCAGAGGCAGCGGCAACGGAGTTTACCTTGTGGCTACAG GTCTTGTAAATGGAGAGATCCACATAAGAACCTATGACTCTGAAAAGAAAAAATTTTCAGAGGATGTGTATAATGTACTTCAGCACCATTACAACACAGTGAGACGTCTCCAGTTTAGCCCCACCACGGAGAATGGAAGCCTTCCTCTTTTAGCCTCTTGTGGAGATGATAGAGGAGTCCGCATATTTGAGATCAAAGTTCCTTCGGATATTGAGTCAAGATGA